The proteins below come from a single Metarhizium brunneum chromosome 1, complete sequence genomic window:
- the gto2_0 gene encoding Glutathione S-transferase omega-like 2, whose product MASSGKVTDWVHPNDKSGEFKRQVSSFRNWISRESGAKYPPEKGRYHLYVSYACPWACRTLAARKLKGLENIISYSVVHWHLGQGGWRFVTKDEKEPGENVIPDPIEGHEGFTHLRQVYFESEKDYSGRFTVPVLYDRKTKTIVSNESSEILRMFSAEFDDLIEEKYRAISLYPENLRSQIDETNTWHYDLINNGVYKSGFATTSEAYEHNVIALFEALDKAEKHLREQKDGPYYFGKNITETDIRLYVTLVRFDPVYVQHFKCNIRDIRSGYPALHKWMRNLYWNHAAFKETTQFEHIKWHYTRSHTQINPFAITPVGPLPHIMKADEEVPAVTAKI is encoded by the exons ATG GCCTCCTCCGGCAAGGTTACCGATTGGGTCCACCCCAATGATAAGTCTGGCGAGTTTAAACGCCAAGTCAGCTCTTTCAGAAACTGGATCTCTCGGGAATCAGGTGCAAAGTATCCTCCTGAGAAGGGACGATATCATCTATATGTCAGCTATGCCTGTCCTTGG GCCTGCCGTACACTAGCCGCCCGGAAGCTCAAGGGCCTCGAAAATATCATCTCGTACTCTGTGGTGCATTGGCACCTAGGTCAGGGCGGATGGCGTTTTGTGACCAAGGATGAGAAGGAGCCTGGGGAGAATGTGATTCCTGATCCGATCGAGGGCCATGAAGGCTTCACACACTTGAGACAGGTGTACTTCGAGTCTGAAAAAGACTATTCCGGACGGTTTACCGTCCCGGTACTGTATGACAGGAAGACCAAGACGATCGTGAGCAATGAGAGCTCCGAAATTTTGCGCATGTTCAGCGCTGAG TTTGATGATCTCATTGAAGAAAAGTACCGCGCGATTTCCCTGTATCCCGAAAACCTGCGCTCTCAAATCGATGAAACCAACACCTGGCACTACGACCTCATCAACAATGGCGTGTACAAGTCCGGTTTCGCAACCACATCTGAGGCCTATGAGCACAACGTCATTGCTCTATTCGAAGCgctcgacaaggccgagaagcACTTGCGCGAGCAAAAGGACGGGCCGTACTATTTTGGAAAGAATATTACAGAGACCGACATTAGGCTGTACGTCACCCTGGTTCGCTTCGACCCCGTCTACGTCCAGCACTTCAAGTGCAATATCCGCGATATTCGCTCAGGATATCCGGCTCTGCACAAGTGGATGCGCAACTTGTACTGGAACCATGCTGCGTTCAAGGAGACCACGCAGTTTGAGCATATCAAATGGCACTATACGCGAAGCCACACACAGATTAATCCCTTTGCGATCACGCCTGTCGGACCGTTGCCACATATTATGAAGGCGGATGAAGAGGTTCCTGCGGTCACGGCCAAGATTTAA
- the UBA1 gene encoding Ubiquitin-activating enzyme E1 1, whose amino-acid sequence MTGTKLPEVDPMTRMQVDESVVGHTEIDESLYSRQLYVLGHEAMKRMGASNVLVVGLKGLGVEIAKNIALAGVKSLTLYDPAPVHISDLSSQFFLTPADVGIPRHDVTAPRVAELNAYTPVKIHESTGLDADLSQFDKYQVVVLTNTPLQSQKTIGNYCHSKGIYVIVADTFGLFGSIFCDFGENFTVIDPTGETPLSGIVAGIDEEGLVSALDETRHGLEDGDYVTFSEIEGMEGLNGAEPRKITVKGPYTFSIGDVTGLGQYQRGGMYQQVKMPKPINFKDFTASLKEPEFVVSDFAKFDRPQQLHVGFQALHAFQLSKGRLPNPMDDDDATVLLGAARLFIKEEKLEVELDEKLLKELSYQARGDLSPMAAFFGGITAQEILKAVSGKFQPIKQWMYFDSLESLPTSTKRSPELCKPLGSRYDGQIAVFGAEYQEKIANLTQFLVGAGAIGCEMLKNWAMMGLGTGPKGKIIVTDMDSIEKSNLNRQFLFRAGDVGNMKSDCAAKAVQRMNPDLVGHIQTFKDRVGPDTEGTFDEAFWESLDGVTNALDNVEARTYVDRRCVFFRKPLLESGTLGTKGNTQVVLPHLTESYSSSQDPPEKEFPMCTIRSFPNRIEHTIAWAKEYMFEKCFVKAPQTVNLYLTQPNFMETTLKQGGNQKETLETIRNYLTTERPRTFEDCIAWARMQFETEFTNKIQQLLYNFPKDSETSSGTPFWSGPKRAPDALKFDPNNPTHFGFVVAAANLHAFNFNIKSPGADKNIYLRELENVIVPDFTPDANVKIQADDKEPDPSAGGSDDEDELQKIISSIPSPSTLSGFQLQPVEFEKDDDSNHHIDFITACSNLRAENYKIEAADRHKTKFIAGKIIPAIATTTALVTGLVVMELYKVVDGKNDIEQYKNGFINLALPFFGFSEPIASPKVVYKGPEGKVTLDKIWDRFEIGDVTLQELLDHFKAKGLTIVMLSSGVSLLYASFHAPAKMKERLGWKLSQLVENISKKPIPEHQKEVIFEMVAEDMDEEDAEVPYIKVRVR is encoded by the exons ATGACG GGCACCAAGCTTCCCGAGGTCGATCCTATGACCAGGATGCAGGTAGACGAGTCTGTTGTTGGCCACACCGAAATCGATGAATCCCTTTACAGCCGACAGCTCTACGTCCTCGGCCACGAGGCCATGAAGCGCATGGGCGCCTCGAATGTCCTTGTTGTTGGTCTGAAGGGTCTCGGCGTCGAGATTGCCAAGAATATCGCACTTGCAGGCGTGAAGAGTCTGACGCTCTACGACCCTGCGCCCGTTCACATATCCGACCTGTCTTCGCAGTTCTTCCTTACCCCAGCGGATGTTGGCATTCCCAGGCACGATGTGACCGCGCCGCGAGTGGCCGAGCTTAATGCTTACACCCCTGTGAAGATACACGAGTCAACTGG CCTGGACGCCGATCTCTCTCAGTTCGACAAGTACCAGGTGGTCGTCCTGACGAACACCCCTCTTCAATCTCAAAAAACCATTGGCAATTATTGCCATTCCAAAGGCATCTATGTTATAGTGGCAGACACTTTTGGATTGTTCGGTTCGATTTTCTGTGACTTTGGCGAGAACTTCACTGTTATTGACCCGACCGGAGAGACTCCACTGAGTGGCATTGTCGCTGGAATCGATGAGGAAGGCCTCGTATCAGCATTGGACGAAACCCGACATGGTTTAGAAGACGGCGATTATGTTACATTTTCCGAGATTGAAGGGATGGAAGGTTTAAATGGCGCCGAGCCTCGAAAGATCACTGTGAAGGGGCCTTACACATTCTCTATCGGCGATGTGACCGGTCTTGGTCAGTACCAACGAGGTGGCATGTACCAGCAAGTCAAAATGCCCAAGCCTATTAACTTCAAGGATTTCACCGCGTCTCTCAAGGAGCCGGAGTTCGTCGTGTCggactttgccaagtttgacCGACCTCAGCAGCTCCACGTTGGCTTTCAGGCCCTTCACGCCTTTCAACTCTCCAAGGGCCGTCTTCCAAACCcaatggatgatgacgacgctACAGTTCTCCTCGGCGCTGCAAGACTTTTCATCAAGGAAGAGAAGTTGGAGGTTGAACTGGATGAGAAGTTGCTGAAGGAGCTTAGCTATCAGGCACGAGGTGATTTGAGTCCAatggccgccttcttcggAGGTATTACTGCGCAGGAAATCCTCAAGGCTGTCTCTGGCAAGTTCCAACCCATCAAACAGTGGATGTACTTTGATTCCCTTGAGTCACTTCCTACATCGACAAAGCGAAGCCCCGAACTTTGCAAGCCACTCGGTTCACGATACGACGGCCAAATCGCTGTGTTCGGTGCGGAATACCAGGAGAAGATCGCAAACTTGACCCAGTTTCTCGTTGGAGCCGGCGCCATCGGTTGTGAAATGCTCAAGAACTGGGCAATGATGGGCCTAGGCACTGGGCCTAAGGGCAAAATTATTGTTACTGATATGGATTCCATCGAAAAGAGCAACCTGAATCGCCAGTTTCTGTTCCGTGCCGGCGACGTTGGCAACATGAAGAGCGACTGTGCCGCCAAAGCTGTGCAGCGAATGAATCCAGATCTTGTTGGTCACATTCAGACTTTCAAGGACCGAGTCGGCCCTGACACAGAGGGCACCTTTGATGAGGCTTTCTGGGAGAGCCTGGATGGTGTTACAAATGCGCTAGACAATGTTGAGGCCAGAACATATGTTGACCGACGCTGCGTGTTTTTCCGCAAGCCGCTTCTTGAGAGCGGTACACTTGGGACCAAAGGAAATACCCAAGTCGTATTACCTCATCTTACCGAGTCTTATTCTTCGTCGCAAGATCCGCCCGAGAAAGAATTTCCCATGTGCACCATCCGAAGCTTCCCCAACAGAATCGAGCACACCATTGCTTGGGCCAAGGAGTACATGTTCGAAAAATGCTTCGTCAAGGCGCCTCAAACTGTCAATTTGTATTTGACTCAGCCGAACTTCATGGAGACAACCCTTAAGCAGGGTGGTAATCAGAAAGAGACACTGGAAACCATCCGCAACTACCTCACGACGGAACGACCTCGTACTTTCGAAGATTGTATTGCATGGGCAAGAATGCAGTTCGAGACAGAGTTCACCAACAAGATCCAGCAGCTTCTGTACAACTTTCCCAAGGACTCTGAAACCTCGAGCGGGACACCTTTCTGGTCTGGCCCGAAACGCGCTCCCGATGCCCTCAAGTTCGATCCCAACAACCCGACCCATTTTGGCTttgtggttgctgctgccaatCTCCATGCCTTCAACTTCAATATTAAATCGCCCGGAGCTGATAAGAACATCTATCTACGTGAATTGGAAAATGTGATTGTTCCTGACTTCACCCCTGATGCCAATGTCAAAATCCAGGCCGATGATAAGGAACCA GACCCCAGCGCTGGTGGcagtgatgacgaggacgagctcCAGAAAATAATTTCCAGCATTCCTTCACCAAGCACGCTGTCAGGTTTTCAGCTGCAGCCAGTTGAATTTGAAAAGGACGACGACTCCAATCACCACATCGACTTCATCACAGCCTGCAGCAACCTGCGCGCCGAAAACTACAAGATCGAGGCAGCTGATCGACACAAAACCAAGTTCATTGCTGGGAAGATTATCCCGGCCATTGCCACGACGACTGCACTTGTAACTGGCCTGGTAGTCATGGAGCTGTACAAGGTTGTTGACGGCAAAAATGATATTGAGCAGTACAAAAACGGATTCATCAATCTGGCTCTGCCATTCTTTGGCTTCAGTGAGCCGATTGCTAGCCCCAAGGTAGTGTACAAGGGGCCAGAGGGCAAGGTGACCCTAGACAAGATCTGGGATCGGTTCGAGATTGGGGATGTGACTTTGCAGGAGCTCTTGGACCACTTCAAAGCAAAGGGCCTAACAATTGTCATGCTTAGCTCGGGAGTTAGCCTGTTGTACGCCAGCTTCCACGCTCCGGCGAAGATGAAGGAACGCTTGGGCTGGAAGCTCAGCCAGCTCGTGGAGAATATTTCAAAGAAACCAATTCCTGAACATCAAAAGGAAGTTATTTTCGAAATGGtggccgaggacatggatgaggaagatgcAGAGGTTCCCTACATCAAGGTCAGGGTGCGATAA